In Streptomyces alboniger, the following are encoded in one genomic region:
- a CDS encoding class I SAM-dependent methyltransferase: MSVTSRYREAWESFWREAPKGQGEVFWDAEPALTVGPHLALFEPHLAASDLPVVDLGCGNGTQTRFLADRFPHVLGLDLSAAALVHARLADPADQAEFRQFDAAEKSEAEQLHAELGDVNVYMRGVLHQCEPDDRQALADSVATLIGERGRAFLVELGEAAKPVLMGLARGPAGPPPKLAPVFAHGIAPAEVDDEAVPRYLASAGLAILARGELPLLTTEFTPEGARIELPSTWLVAGAR; encoded by the coding sequence ATGAGCGTCACGAGTCGGTACAGGGAGGCCTGGGAGTCCTTCTGGCGGGAGGCGCCCAAGGGGCAGGGGGAGGTGTTCTGGGACGCCGAGCCCGCCCTCACCGTCGGACCTCATCTCGCTCTGTTCGAGCCGCACTTGGCCGCGTCCGACCTGCCCGTCGTGGACCTGGGCTGCGGCAACGGCACCCAGACCCGCTTCCTCGCCGACCGCTTCCCGCACGTCCTCGGTCTCGATCTGTCCGCCGCGGCCCTGGTGCACGCCCGGCTCGCGGACCCCGCCGACCAGGCGGAGTTCCGGCAGTTCGACGCCGCGGAGAAGAGCGAGGCGGAGCAACTGCACGCGGAGCTGGGCGATGTGAACGTCTATATGCGCGGCGTGCTCCACCAGTGCGAGCCCGACGACCGCCAGGCCCTGGCCGACAGCGTCGCGACGCTGATCGGGGAGCGCGGCAGGGCCTTCCTCGTCGAACTGGGTGAGGCCGCCAAGCCCGTCCTGATGGGCCTCGCGCGGGGCCCCGCGGGCCCGCCGCCGAAGCTCGCCCCGGTCTTCGCACACGGCATCGCGCCCGCGGAGGTGGACGACGAGGCCGTGCCCCGGTATCTCGCCTCGGCGGGACTCGCCATCCTGGCGCGCGGTGAACTCCCGCTCCTCACGACGGAGTTCACCCCGGAAGGCGCTCGCATAGAACTGCCGTCGACATGGCTGGTGGCCGGCGCGCGTTAG
- the helR gene encoding RNA polymerase recycling motor ATPase HelR, giving the protein MHSTNSLTISAFDLPEALSAKADPALIAGDERHFAAIAECLEQSIAELSDRLEAERKAPGGVGREAMDRDAEIHRLTARLRTLRRFGLDLCLGRIVPAGSAEPVYIGRLGLTDSTGRRLLIDWRSPAAEPFFAATHASPLGLASRRRYRWTRGRINDYWDEVFTADGLEGHAALDDQSAFVASLGGTRSDRMRDVLATIQADQDAIIRAGSRGALVVDGGPGTGKTVVALHRAAHLLYSDPRLGHRRGGVLFVGPSRPYLAYVADVLPSLGEEGVQTCVLRDLVAEGAEAATEADPEVARLKAAAEMVRAIEPAVGIYEEPPTKGMTVSSHWSDIWLSADDWAAAFDAVEPGTPHNEARDQIREELLTILMEKDDSDAPPHLLRKSLLQDRDFIGTLNRAWPMLEASDLVGDLWTVPAYLRKCAPWLSPDDVRRLQRADAQAWTVSDLPLLDAARQRLGDPEASVRKRRHEASVAAERARRADVMDSLLQNVEIDESEGALGMLHGRDLQDTLIDESALPTAEPDLLAGPFAHIIVDEAQELTDAEWQMLLLRCPSRSFTIVGDRAQARHGFTEPWRERLERIGLDQIDMTSLSVNYRTPEEVMAEAEPVIRAALPDANVPTSVRSSGVPVVHGSAADLETVLDGWLAERPDGIACVIGDPAFRARPRVRSLTPALSKGLEFDLVVLVDPEAFGAGVEGAVDRYVAMTRATQRLVILTSS; this is encoded by the coding sequence ATGCATTCCACGAACTCCCTGACCATCAGCGCGTTCGACCTCCCCGAGGCTCTTTCCGCGAAGGCCGACCCGGCGCTGATCGCCGGTGACGAGCGGCATTTCGCGGCCATCGCGGAGTGTCTGGAGCAGTCGATCGCCGAACTGTCCGACCGCCTCGAGGCCGAGCGTAAGGCGCCCGGCGGCGTCGGCCGCGAGGCGATGGACCGGGACGCGGAGATCCACCGGCTGACCGCGCGGCTGCGCACGCTGCGCCGCTTCGGCCTCGACCTGTGCCTGGGGCGCATCGTCCCCGCGGGCAGTGCCGAGCCCGTGTACATCGGCCGCCTCGGCCTCACCGACAGCACCGGTCGCCGGCTGCTGATCGACTGGCGTTCTCCCGCGGCCGAGCCGTTCTTCGCGGCGACCCACGCCAGCCCCCTGGGATTGGCGAGCCGCCGCAGATACCGCTGGACCCGTGGCCGGATCAACGACTACTGGGACGAGGTGTTCACCGCCGACGGCCTCGAAGGGCATGCGGCGCTCGACGACCAGTCCGCGTTCGTCGCCAGCCTGGGCGGCACCCGGTCGGACCGGATGCGCGATGTGCTCGCCACCATCCAGGCCGACCAGGACGCCATCATCCGGGCCGGCTCCCGCGGCGCCCTCGTCGTCGACGGCGGCCCGGGCACGGGCAAGACCGTCGTCGCCCTGCACCGCGCCGCCCACCTCCTCTACTCCGACCCCCGCCTTGGCCACCGCCGCGGCGGCGTGCTCTTCGTCGGCCCGAGCCGCCCCTACCTCGCCTATGTCGCCGACGTCCTGCCCAGCCTCGGTGAGGAGGGCGTACAGACCTGCGTCCTGCGCGATCTCGTCGCCGAGGGGGCGGAGGCGGCGACCGAGGCGGATCCCGAGGTGGCCCGGCTGAAGGCGGCCGCCGAGATGGTGCGCGCGATCGAGCCCGCCGTCGGCATCTACGAGGAGCCGCCGACCAAGGGAATGACGGTCTCCAGCCACTGGTCCGACATCTGGCTGAGCGCCGACGACTGGGCGGCGGCGTTCGACGCGGTGGAGCCCGGCACCCCGCACAACGAGGCGCGCGACCAGATCCGCGAGGAGCTGCTCACGATCCTGATGGAGAAGGACGACAGCGACGCCCCGCCGCACCTGCTGCGCAAGTCCCTGCTCCAGGACCGGGATTTCATCGGCACCCTCAACCGCGCCTGGCCCATGCTCGAGGCGAGCGACCTCGTCGGGGACCTGTGGACGGTTCCCGCCTATCTGCGCAAGTGCGCGCCCTGGCTGAGCCCGGACGACGTACGCAGGTTGCAGCGCGCGGACGCCCAGGCGTGGACGGTGTCCGACCTGCCGCTCCTGGACGCGGCACGGCAGCGGCTCGGCGACCCCGAGGCCTCCGTGCGCAAGCGGCGGCACGAGGCCTCCGTCGCCGCCGAGCGGGCACGCAGGGCCGACGTCATGGACAGCCTGCTACAGAACGTGGAGATCGACGAGAGCGAAGGCGCTCTGGGGATGCTGCACGGACGCGATCTCCAGGACACATTGATCGACGAGAGCGCGCTGCCCACCGCCGAACCCGACCTGCTCGCGGGCCCGTTCGCGCACATCATCGTGGACGAGGCACAGGAACTGACCGACGCCGAGTGGCAGATGCTGCTGCTGCGCTGCCCGTCCCGCAGCTTCACCATCGTCGGCGACCGCGCCCAGGCCCGGCACGGGTTCACGGAGCCCTGGCGGGAGCGTCTTGAGCGGATCGGGCTCGACCAGATCGACATGACGTCCCTGAGCGTCAACTACCGCACGCCCGAAGAGGTCATGGCGGAGGCCGAGCCGGTCATCCGGGCGGCGCTTCCGGACGCCAACGTGCCGACCTCCGTCCGCAGCAGCGGTGTACCCGTCGTGCACGGGTCCGCCGCGGACCTGGAGACCGTCCTCGACGGCTGGCTCGCCGAGCGTCCCGACGGGATCGCCTGCGTCATCGGCGACCCCGCGTTCCGGGCGAGGCCCCGCGTCCGGTCGCTGACCCCGGCGCTGTCGAAGGGGCTCGAATTCGACCTGGTCGTCCTCGTCGACCCGGAGGCGTTCGGCGCGGGCGTAGAAGGGGCGGTCGACCGTTACGTCGCGATGACCCGGGCGACCCAGCGGCTCGTGATCCTCACCAGCTCCTGA
- a CDS encoding pectate lyase produces MARSRIRSAVRERRRVTLFWSGRGEDVADPDVPAMVDVRDALRALPFRKRVRVVLRHAFCLSEKDTAQALGVLVGTVKSQTSKGMAELQRRSCTLQNVWWEDVGEDAATFKGTSPGSTYAVQGGGARKADDKVFQFNGAGKLVVNKFQVSDFGKLVRTCGNCSKQYQRDVIINDTDISAPGTSIVGINTNYGETAALRSIRIHGDGNKKIKTCLRFTGNNTGAEPVRTGSGPDGTYCKFTSSDITYK; encoded by the coding sequence ATGGCGCGCAGCCGCATCCGCAGTGCCGTGCGCGAACGCCGTCGCGTCACCCTGTTCTGGTCGGGCCGCGGCGAGGACGTGGCGGATCCGGACGTACCGGCCATGGTCGACGTGCGGGACGCGCTGCGCGCGCTGCCCTTCCGCAAGCGGGTCCGCGTGGTCCTGCGGCACGCCTTCTGCCTCTCCGAGAAGGACACCGCGCAGGCCCTCGGCGTCTTGGTCGGTACGGTGAAGAGCCAGACGTCGAAGGGGATGGCCGAACTGCAACGACGCAGTTGCACGCTCCAGAACGTGTGGTGGGAGGACGTGGGCGAGGACGCGGCGACCTTCAAGGGGACCTCTCCCGGATCGACGTACGCCGTCCAGGGCGGCGGCGCGCGGAAGGCCGACGACAAGGTCTTCCAGTTCAACGGCGCGGGCAAGCTGGTCGTCAACAAGTTCCAGGTCTCCGACTTCGGCAAGCTCGTGCGGACCTGCGGCAACTGCTCCAAGCAGTACCAGCGCGACGTCATCATCAACGACACCGACATCTCCGCCCCCGGCACGTCGATCGTCGGCATCAACACCAACTACGGTGAAACCGCCGCGCTGCGCAGCATCCGCATCCACGGCGACGGCAACAAGAAGATCAAGACGTGTCTGCGCTTCACGGGCAACAACACGGGCGCCGAGCCGGTCCGGACGGGCAGCGGCCCCGACGGCACCTACTGCAAGTTCACGTCGTCGGACATCACCTACAAGTAG